The genomic region CGAGGGGGTGGGCGGAGGACGGCCGGAGGAACGGGAGCCCGGCCGTCTCGTCGGGCCCGTAGGGCGACAGCACGGGGGCGAACAGCGCGGCCGCCAGGCAGGCGCCGACGAGCACCGCGCCGACCACGCCGAGCGTCCGCCCGACCCCGCCGGTGCGCCGGCCCCGCCTGCGGGCCCGGTCGGGGACGGGCGTCTGCGCCGGCGGCCCCCCACCCAGTGGGGTGGCGTCGGCCGCCCGCGCCGGGTCGGTGTCGGCGAGCGTCATTCGTGGTGCGCCCGGCGGACCCGGGGGTCGAGGTACGGGTAGACCAGGTCGTTGAGCAGGTTGGCCACCACCACCGTCACGATGAGGAGCAGGAAGGCTCCCTGGATGACGGGGTAGTCGCGGGCCAGCACGCTCTCGTAGATCAGCCGCCCGAGGCCGGGATAGGAGAACACCGTCTCCACCACCGCCGCCCCCCCGACCAGCGTGCCGAGGCCGACCAGGGCCACGGTGGACACCGGGAGCAGCGCGTTGCGGGCGGCGTGGCGGCGCACCTCCTTGTCGGTCAACCCCTTGGCCTCGGCCATCAGCACATAGTCCTCGGCCAGCTCGGACACGAGGGCCGAGCGGGCCACCAGGTACATGGGCCCGAGGCCGGCGATGGCCAGGGTGGCGATGGGCAGCACCGCCCGCTTCAGCACCTCACCGATGGACTCGAGGCCCCGGGCGTCGCTCGGCGCCAGCGCGCCGTAGCTCGGGAACCACCCGAGCCCCACCGAGAAGGCCAGCAGGAGGAGCATGCCGACGAAGAACGGCGGCAGGGCGTCGAGGAACATCATCCCGGCCATCGTCCCGGTGTCGGCCGACGTCCCCCGGCGCCACGCCGATCGGAACCCCAGGAGGGCGCCGATCACGGTCGACAGCACCAGGGCGCCGCCCACCAGCAGCAGCGTCCACCCGACGCGCTCGCCGAGAAGCGACGTGACGGGGCGCCCGAAGCGGATCGACACCAGGAGATCGCCCCGGGCGATGCCGGCCACGTAGTCCTTGAACTGCTCGGGCAGCGGGTCGTTCAGCCCGAACCGGTCGAGGATCTCCGCCCGCTGCTCGGGCGTGAGGGCGCCGGCCTGCTCGGGCGGGAGGAGGTAGTCGATGGCATCCCCGGGGGCCAGCCGGGGGAGGGCGAAGTTGAGGGCGATGGCGGCCACCAGGACCGCCCCGTACTGCGCGACGGTGCGCAGGACGTGCCTGGTCACGCCCAGGTCCTACTCGTCCTCGGCCGTCCGGCGGCGCCCGCGGTTGCCGAGGTAGGCGAACAGGCCGACGGCCGCCACCACGGCGACGGCGATGGGGATCACGGGCACGCCACTCCCCTCGTCGTCGCCACCGGCGGCCGCCGGCTCCTCGAGGTCGGCCGCCCCCTGGACGGCGATCTCCTCGTAGCCCGGGAGGAACGAGCGCTTGGTGAAGATGCCCTGGCCCTTGTCGGCCACCCACCCGTCGTAGGCCGCCTCCCGGAAGGCGAACTGGCCGTCGGGGTAGTACAGGACGATCACCGGCACCTCCTGGGCGAGCACCTTCTGCGCCTCGCCCAGGATCTCCTTGCGCTCGTCGTTCTCCTTGCCGGTCGCCTCCTCGATCAGCCGGTCCATCTCGGCGTTCGTGTAGCCGGTGATGCTGGCGCCGAAGCCCTTGGGCCCGGGCGAGTGGAAGAAGTAGTAGAGGCCGTCGGGGTCGACGTGGGCGTGCGCCTCCAGGCTCGACACGTAGGCGTCGTAGGTGGGGACGGACCCGGGCGGCGCCTGCCGGCGGGTCCGGAGCGTGGCCGGGTCGAGCGGCTCCACGTTGAGCTTCACGCCCAGCGGCGCGATCTGCTCGCCCACCAGCTGCATGGCCCGGATGTCGGTCGGCTCGAACGACGAGACGAGGACGTTGAGCTCCAGCCGTGTGCCGTCGGGCGCCTTGCGGACCCCGTCAGGGTCCTTGGCGGTGTAGCCGGCGTCGTCCAGCATCGTGGCCGCCGCCGGCCGGTCGAAGTCGTGCCCCGCCTCCGCCTCGGGCAGCGCCCACGGCGAGTCGGGGTGGACGAAGGCGTCGCGGCCGGGACGCCCGTGGCCGAGCAGGACGGTGTCCACGAGGGCGTCGAGGTCGATCCCCGTGCTGATGGCCTTGCGCAGCTTCGGGTCGGACCACGGCGCCTTGCGGGCGTTGAAGTACATCTGGATGGAGTCGAACCGGGTGCTCTCCGCCACGCCGATCCCGTCCGTGCCTCGCAGCTGCTCGACCAGCTCCGGGGGGATGTTGCGCTCGACCATGTCGACGTCGCCGGTGCGAAGGGCCGTGTACGCCGACTGCGGGTCCTTGACGATCACCAGCTCCAGCTGGTCGATCTTCGGCGCGCCCTTGAAGTGGTCCTCGTTCGCCTCCATCCGGTACCGCTGGTCGGGGACGATCTCGACCAGCTTGAACGGGCCGGTGCCGACCGGCAGCTGCGTCGTCATCGACGCCGGCTCGGCCACGCCCTCGTAGACGTGCTTGGCGATGATGGGCAGGTCGCCGCCGGGCATGATCCTGAACTGCGGGGCCGGTTGCCTGAAGAAGATGCGGAGCCGGTGCTCGTCGACGATCTCCGACCGGTCGTAGGCCGGCATGTCGGAGACGTGGTGGGCGTAGCGGCCCGAGGCGCCCGGCTGCGCCTTGTAGTAGTCGAAGCTGAAGGCGACGTCGGCGGACGTGAACGGCGTTCCGTCGTGCCACGTGACGCCCTCGCGGAGCTTGACGTCCCACGTGGAGCCGCCGTCTTCCGACTCGGCCGACTCCGCCAACCACGGCTCGGGGTCGGGCACCGCCTGCGACCAGAACAGCGCGTCGTAGACCAGGTGCTGGATGTCGTTCGTGGCCGGGAGGGCGCCAAAGCCGACGGTGAAGGGGGTGATGTTGTTCTCGAACCCCTTGATCGCCACCCGCACCGTCTTCGTCGCCCCGGCCTGGCCCCGGGCGGGCGACGGGGCGACCAGGCCGGCGGCAGCGAGCCCGAGGCAACACGCGGAGACCAGCACACGACGAAGCAAGGTTCCGTCCTCCCCAGCGACAGTGGCGTCATCGGCACGGGCACCTGCGCGGCCCGCGGTGAGGCGTACGAACCTATCGCGAACTACCGGCGGATCAACCGGGAT from Acidimicrobiales bacterium harbors:
- a CDS encoding ABC transporter permease; protein product: MTRHVLRTVAQYGAVLVAAIALNFALPRLAPGDAIDYLLPPEQAGALTPEQRAEILDRFGLNDPLPEQFKDYVAGIARGDLLVSIRFGRPVTSLLGERVGWTLLLVGGALVLSTVIGALLGFRSAWRRGTSADTGTMAGMMFLDALPPFFVGMLLLLAFSVGLGWFPSYGALAPSDARGLESIGEVLKRAVLPIATLAIAGLGPMYLVARSALVSELAEDYVLMAEAKGLTDKEVRRHAARNALLPVSTVALVGLGTLVGGAAVVETVFSYPGLGRLIYESVLARDYPVIQGAFLLLIVTVVVANLLNDLVYPYLDPRVRRAHHE
- a CDS encoding ABC transporter substrate-binding protein, yielding MLVSACCLGLAAAGLVAPSPARGQAGATKTVRVAIKGFENNITPFTVGFGALPATNDIQHLVYDALFWSQAVPDPEPWLAESAESEDGGSTWDVKLREGVTWHDGTPFTSADVAFSFDYYKAQPGASGRYAHHVSDMPAYDRSEIVDEHRLRIFFRQPAPQFRIMPGGDLPIIAKHVYEGVAEPASMTTQLPVGTGPFKLVEIVPDQRYRMEANEDHFKGAPKIDQLELVIVKDPQSAYTALRTGDVDMVERNIPPELVEQLRGTDGIGVAESTRFDSIQMYFNARKAPWSDPKLRKAISTGIDLDALVDTVLLGHGRPGRDAFVHPDSPWALPEAEAGHDFDRPAAATMLDDAGYTAKDPDGVRKAPDGTRLELNVLVSSFEPTDIRAMQLVGEQIAPLGVKLNVEPLDPATLRTRRQAPPGSVPTYDAYVSSLEAHAHVDPDGLYYFFHSPGPKGFGASITGYTNAEMDRLIEEATGKENDERKEILGEAQKVLAQEVPVIVLYYPDGQFAFREAAYDGWVADKGQGIFTKRSFLPGYEEIAVQGAADLEEPAAAGGDDEGSGVPVIPIAVAVVAAVGLFAYLGNRGRRRTAEDE